The following proteins are encoded in a genomic region of Haloarcula marina:
- a CDS encoding ATP synthase subunit B, producing the protein MKEYQTITEISGPLVFVETDEPVGYDEIVEIETGDGQTRRGQVLESASDYVAIQVFEGTEGIDRHASVRFLGETMKMPVTEDLLGRVLDGTGQPIDGGPEIVPDERQDIVGAAINPYSREYPEEFIQTGVSAIDGMNTLVRGQKLPIFSASGLPHNDLALQIARQASVPEEEEGDDEEGSEFAVIFGAMGITAEEANEFMDDFERTGALERSVVFMNLADDPAVERTITPRLALTTAEYLAFEKDYHVLVILTDMTNYCEALREIGAAREEVPGRRGYPGYMYTDLAQLYERAGRIEGREGSVTQIPILTMPGDDDTHPIPDLTGYITEGQIYIDRDLNSQGVQPPINVLPSLSRLMDDGIGEGLTRADHADVKDQIFAAYAEGEDLRDLVNIVGREALSELDNKYLDFADRFEDEFVDQGFDTDRDIDETIELGWDLLSMLPKDALNRIDEELIEEHYREDESAESEVVEAEA; encoded by the coding sequence ATGAAAGAGTACCAGACAATCACGGAAATCAGCGGACCGCTGGTCTTCGTCGAGACCGACGAACCCGTCGGCTACGACGAGATCGTCGAGATAGAGACTGGCGACGGCCAGACCCGCCGCGGACAGGTGCTCGAGTCCGCGAGCGACTACGTCGCCATCCAGGTCTTCGAAGGGACCGAAGGTATCGACCGCCATGCCTCCGTTCGCTTCCTCGGCGAGACCATGAAGATGCCCGTCACCGAGGACCTCCTCGGGCGGGTGCTTGACGGGACCGGCCAGCCCATCGACGGCGGGCCGGAAATCGTCCCCGACGAGCGCCAAGACATCGTCGGCGCAGCTATCAACCCGTACTCGCGTGAGTACCCCGAGGAGTTCATCCAGACGGGCGTGTCGGCCATCGACGGCATGAACACGCTCGTCCGCGGGCAGAAACTGCCCATCTTCTCGGCGTCGGGGCTGCCCCACAACGACCTCGCGCTCCAGATTGCGCGACAGGCCAGCGTGCCCGAAGAAGAGGAAGGCGACGACGAGGAGGGCTCCGAGTTCGCAGTCATCTTCGGCGCGATGGGTATCACGGCCGAGGAGGCCAACGAGTTCATGGACGACTTCGAGCGCACCGGCGCGCTGGAACGCTCTGTCGTCTTCATGAACCTCGCGGACGACCCCGCCGTCGAGCGGACGATTACGCCGCGACTCGCGCTCACCACGGCCGAGTACCTCGCCTTCGAGAAGGACTACCACGTGCTGGTCATCCTGACGGACATGACCAACTACTGCGAGGCGCTGCGCGAAATCGGTGCCGCGCGTGAGGAGGTCCCGGGCCGACGTGGCTACCCCGGGTACATGTACACCGACCTGGCACAACTGTACGAGCGTGCCGGTCGTATCGAGGGTCGTGAGGGGTCTGTCACCCAGATTCCGATTCTCACGATGCCCGGCGACGACGACACCCACCCGATTCCGGACCTCACCGGCTACATCACGGAGGGGCAGATATACATCGACCGCGACCTGAACAGCCAGGGCGTCCAACCGCCGATCAACGTCCTGCCGTCCCTGTCGCGCCTGATGGACGACGGTATCGGCGAGGGCCTGACCCGCGCCGACCACGCCGACGTGAAAGACCAGATATTCGCCGCGTACGCGGAGGGTGAGGACCTGCGCGACCTCGTGAACATCGTCGGTCGCGAAGCCCTCTCCGAACTCGACAACAAGTACCTCGACTTCGCGGACCGCTTCGAGGACGAGTTCGTCGACCAGGGCTTCGATACGGACCGCGACATCGACGAGACCATCGAACTCGGTTGGGACCTGCTCTCGATGCTCCCGAAGGATGCGCTCAACCGCATCGACGAGGAACTCATCGAAGAGCACTACCGCGAGGACGAGTCCGCCGAATCCGAAGTCGTCGAAGCCGAAGCGTAA
- the prf1 gene encoding peptide chain release factor aRF-1 — MSDSNAKSNTEEYGDKQKYEFRKVIEELKGYKGSGTQLVSIYVPEDKLLSDVVAHVTQEHSEASNIKSKDTRTAVQDALTSIKDRLRYYDTAPANGMVLFSGAIDTGGGRTDMVTKVLESPPDPIESFRYHCDSAFLTDPLEQMLADKGLFGLVVLDRREANVGWLKGKRVEPVKSASSLVPGKQRKGGQSAQRFARLRLEAIDNFYQEVAGMANELFVPKRHDMDGVLVGGPSPTKDEFLDGDYLHHELQDMVLGKFDVAYTDESGLYDLVDAADDVLAEHEMLEDKQVMEEFFKQLHDGDKATYGFDQTRQNLNMGAVEELLISEDLRKDVVAYTCENGHDEYELVDSNATTEAHDCTRCAATVDADEGEREDAIDHLMQLADQRGTETVFISTDFEKGEQLLTAFGGVAGLLRYSTGV; from the coding sequence ATGTCTGACTCCAACGCCAAAAGTAATACGGAGGAATACGGAGATAAGCAGAAATACGAGTTCCGGAAGGTCATCGAGGAGCTCAAAGGCTACAAAGGGTCGGGAACACAGCTCGTCTCAATCTACGTTCCGGAGGACAAACTGCTGAGCGACGTCGTCGCCCACGTCACGCAGGAACACTCGGAAGCGTCGAACATCAAATCGAAGGACACGCGGACCGCCGTGCAGGACGCGCTCACGTCCATCAAGGACCGCCTCCGCTACTACGACACGGCCCCGGCGAACGGGATGGTCCTGTTCTCGGGCGCTATCGACACCGGGGGCGGCCGGACGGACATGGTGACGAAAGTGCTCGAATCGCCGCCGGACCCCATCGAGTCCTTCCGCTACCACTGCGACTCGGCGTTCCTCACCGATCCGTTAGAGCAGATGCTGGCCGACAAGGGCCTGTTCGGCCTCGTCGTGCTGGACCGACGCGAGGCCAACGTCGGGTGGCTGAAGGGCAAACGCGTCGAACCCGTCAAGTCCGCCTCGTCGCTCGTGCCGGGCAAACAGCGCAAAGGGGGCCAGTCCGCCCAGCGGTTCGCCCGCCTCCGGTTGGAAGCCATCGACAACTTCTATCAGGAAGTCGCGGGGATGGCGAACGAACTGTTCGTCCCCAAGCGCCACGACATGGACGGCGTCCTCGTCGGCGGCCCCTCGCCGACGAAAGACGAGTTCTTGGACGGCGACTACCTCCACCACGAACTGCAGGACATGGTCCTCGGGAAGTTCGACGTGGCCTACACCGACGAGTCGGGGCTGTACGACCTCGTCGACGCCGCCGACGACGTGCTTGCCGAACACGAGATGCTGGAGGACAAGCAGGTCATGGAGGAGTTCTTCAAGCAACTCCACGACGGCGATAAGGCCACCTACGGGTTCGACCAGACCCGGCAGAACCTCAACATGGGGGCCGTCGAGGAACTCCTCATCTCCGAGGACCTCCGGAAGGACGTGGTCGCCTACACCTGCGAGAACGGCCACGACGAGTACGAACTCGTCGACAGCAACGCCACGACCGAGGCCCACGACTGTACGCGCTGTGCGGCCACCGTCGACGCCGACGAAGGCGAGCGAGAGGACGCCATCGACCACCTGATGCAACTGGCCGACCAACGGGGTACGGAGACGGTGTTCATTTCCACCGACTTCGAGAAGGGCGAACAACTGCTGACCGCCTTCGGCGGCGTCGCCGGACTGCTCCGCTACTCCACCGGCGTCTAA
- a CDS encoding V-type ATP synthase subunit C, producing the protein MSSQGTAKRGRSSNYEYVIARVRSRRASLFDDDDYRKLVRMGTGEIARFMEETEYETEMNALGSRYSGVDLVEYALNRNLAKHFEDLLKWSEGALYDYIARYLRKFDVWNVKTIIRGLYAGSDATEVEDDLIRAGEFGEQRLDQLLNAGSIEEVVERLDDTIFGDVLADAYEVYEAENVLVPLENAVDRAFYETLLDGLPSNPEIDSPTGLYVEFLQAEVDFRNLRNALRLARSGADMDPAEYYISGGKLFDEQSLAQLTANVDGLVAAVRESTYGDDLDAALNALEDAENLIEFERALDAALLEYADKLSNRYPLSVCPVLSYILAKEREVDNIRAIARGREAGLEPDEIEQELVIL; encoded by the coding sequence ATGAGCAGCCAAGGGACGGCAAAACGCGGCCGGAGCTCGAATTACGAGTACGTCATCGCTCGGGTTCGCTCCCGTCGTGCCTCGCTGTTCGACGACGACGACTACCGCAAACTGGTCCGCATGGGGACGGGCGAAATCGCCCGCTTCATGGAGGAGACCGAGTACGAGACCGAGATGAACGCGCTCGGCTCGCGGTATTCCGGTGTCGACCTCGTGGAGTACGCGCTGAACCGCAACCTCGCGAAGCACTTCGAGGACCTCTTAAAGTGGTCCGAGGGCGCACTGTACGACTACATCGCCCGTTACCTGCGGAAGTTCGACGTGTGGAACGTCAAGACGATTATCCGCGGGCTGTACGCGGGGAGCGACGCGACCGAGGTCGAAGACGACCTCATCCGCGCCGGTGAGTTCGGCGAGCAGCGACTCGACCAGTTGCTGAACGCCGGGTCCATCGAGGAAGTCGTCGAGCGACTCGACGACACCATCTTCGGCGACGTGCTGGCCGACGCCTACGAGGTGTACGAGGCCGAGAACGTCCTCGTCCCCCTGGAAAACGCCGTCGACCGCGCCTTCTACGAGACGCTCCTCGACGGACTCCCGTCGAATCCCGAAATCGACAGCCCGACCGGGCTGTACGTCGAGTTCCTGCAGGCCGAAGTCGACTTCCGGAACCTCCGGAACGCGCTTCGACTGGCCCGAAGCGGGGCCGACATGGACCCGGCGGAGTACTACATCTCCGGCGGGAAACTGTTCGACGAGCAGTCGCTCGCGCAGTTGACGGCCAACGTCGACGGCCTCGTCGCCGCGGTGCGCGAGAGCACGTACGGTGACGACCTCGATGCGGCGCTGAACGCGCTGGAAGACGCCGAGAACTTGATCGAGTTCGAGCGAGCGCTCGACGCGGCGCTACTGGAGTACGCCGACAAACTGTCGAACCGCTACCCGCTGTCGGTCTGTCCGGTGCTGTCGTACATCCTCGCGAAGGAACGCGAGGTCGACAACATCCGTGCGATCGCTCGCGGTCGCGAGGCAGGTCTCGAACCCGACGAAATCGAACAGGAGCTGGTGATACTATGA
- a CDS encoding DUF6276 family protein has product MSCANCDGETLVVPVPTDLREYLPGTATGATICRRCLSMGPSDDPPASVPDLTVLDDAMPSDPDASVPMVLLLGLLDSLAVHRQEITALLERVERAGTDPLLVLDRLDDAYGDDAHVDLGRRRHQLEQLL; this is encoded by the coding sequence ATGTCCTGTGCCAACTGCGACGGCGAGACGCTCGTCGTCCCCGTCCCGACGGACCTCCGTGAGTACCTTCCGGGAACGGCGACGGGTGCGACAATCTGCCGCCGCTGTCTATCGATGGGGCCGAGCGACGATCCGCCGGCGTCGGTCCCGGACCTGACGGTGCTTGACGACGCGATGCCGAGCGACCCCGACGCCTCGGTTCCGATGGTCCTGCTCCTCGGGTTGCTCGACTCCCTCGCGGTCCACCGGCAGGAGATTACGGCGCTGTTGGAGCGCGTCGAACGGGCGGGCACGGACCCGCTGTTGGTCCTCGACCGCCTCGACGACGCGTACGGCGACGACGCCCACGTCGACCTCGGCCGCCGACGCCACCAACTCGAACAGCTCCTCTGA
- a CDS encoding V-type ATP synthase subunit F yields MSQEIAVIGSPEFTTGFRLAGVRKFADVPAEQKDEQLDDAVEEMLTDDNVGIVVMHDDDLSHLSRGVRKDAETSVEPVLVTLGGGTGSGGLREQIKRAIGIDLMDED; encoded by the coding sequence ATGAGCCAGGAGATAGCAGTCATCGGGAGTCCGGAGTTCACGACGGGCTTTCGACTGGCGGGCGTCCGCAAGTTCGCGGACGTGCCCGCAGAACAGAAAGACGAGCAGCTGGACGACGCCGTCGAGGAGATGCTCACGGACGACAACGTCGGCATCGTCGTGATGCACGACGACGACCTCTCGCATCTCTCCCGCGGCGTCCGGAAAGACGCCGAGACGAGTGTCGAACCCGTGCTGGTGACGCTCGGCGGCGGCACCGGCAGCGGCGGACTGCGTGAACAGATCAAACGAGCCATCGGAATCGACCTGATGGACGAAGACTAA
- a CDS encoding MinD/ParA family ATP-binding protein, with the protein MAGYVCTIAGGKGGVGKTTTAVNVGAGLQEQGYDVAVVDADLGMANLGAMLTVEPEKSLHEILAGDAAVSEALTDAPGGLTVIPGEQSLEAFADADPAKLRKVIKTLRNAYDVVLIDTGAGLSHEVAVPLGLADGIVLVTTPDDVAVGDTVKTAELADRIDGKVIGAIINRVTRHTNVADIDDQLAFPLLAVVPDDSQATTDEPLVLNRPESPAADAYLRLTDALEGLFFEGQSVDEDVETIVEDGWFLDEDEESDADDEGSSGGVFGLFN; encoded by the coding sequence ATGGCCGGGTACGTGTGCACGATTGCGGGCGGGAAAGGCGGCGTCGGGAAGACGACGACCGCCGTCAACGTCGGCGCTGGACTACAGGAGCAGGGGTACGACGTCGCCGTCGTCGACGCGGACCTCGGCATGGCGAACCTCGGAGCGATGCTCACCGTCGAACCGGAGAAGAGCCTCCACGAGATTCTCGCCGGTGACGCCGCCGTCAGCGAAGCACTCACCGACGCGCCCGGTGGGCTGACTGTCATTCCGGGCGAGCAGTCCTTGGAGGCGTTCGCCGACGCGGACCCGGCGAAACTCCGGAAGGTCATCAAGACGCTCCGGAACGCCTACGACGTGGTCCTCATCGACACCGGGGCGGGCCTGAGCCACGAGGTGGCAGTCCCACTCGGACTGGCAGACGGCATCGTCCTCGTGACGACGCCCGACGACGTGGCCGTCGGCGACACCGTCAAGACGGCGGAACTCGCCGACCGCATCGACGGTAAGGTCATCGGCGCCATCATCAACCGCGTCACTCGACACACGAACGTCGCCGACATCGACGACCAACTGGCGTTCCCCTTGCTCGCCGTCGTGCCGGACGACTCGCAGGCGACGACGGACGAACCGCTCGTGTTGAACCGCCCGGAGAGTCCGGCCGCCGATGCGTACCTCCGGTTGACCGACGCGCTCGAAGGGCTGTTCTTCGAGGGACAGAGCGTCGACGAGGACGTGGAGACCATCGTCGAGGACGGGTGGTTCCTCGACGAGGACGAGGAGTCCGACGCCGACGACGAGGGGTCGAGCGGCGGCGTGTTCGGCCTGTTCAACTGA
- a CDS encoding tyrosine-type recombinase/integrase — MRDTDFRQVLSRVENNKSEATATQYVPKIREFRQWLNYGEPTPEYDGYIREPKVLEEADTIDVEDWLAELDERYTNASSVGKAEASLVAAFNELNKLIDAGRIDAEGWEYDTPAERADYSPEDSSTYKSRQTNEDLEWLTPDEVDTLAKATDKLRDELIVRLLFQTGARVTELCNIRVSDVDREARSVNIRGKGRKNRTVYYQPSLTFLMDVWLDERRPAVYYADESEYLYPTSHSEQITRQTVEEVVREAAKEAGLQSEYGENADGHTLHSVTPHVIRHSFAMAALEEGWDVYTLSQALGHESTEITTSTYLHDDEEKVRNAFRRRGPATDD, encoded by the coding sequence ATGAGAGACACCGACTTTCGCCAAGTGCTTTCGAGGGTAGAAAACAACAAGTCGGAAGCCACGGCCACCCAGTACGTCCCGAAGATTCGAGAGTTTCGGCAGTGGCTTAATTACGGTGAACCAACCCCGGAATACGACGGATACATTCGAGAGCCGAAAGTCTTGGAGGAAGCCGACACAATCGACGTTGAGGACTGGCTGGCAGAGTTGGATGAACGATACACGAATGCCAGCAGTGTGGGTAAGGCCGAAGCCTCTCTTGTGGCCGCATTCAATGAGTTAAACAAGCTCATTGACGCCGGTCGCATTGACGCCGAAGGTTGGGAGTACGATACGCCAGCAGAGAGGGCCGATTACTCGCCGGAAGATTCGAGTACGTACAAGAGTCGCCAGACGAACGAAGATTTGGAGTGGTTGACACCGGACGAAGTGGACACTTTGGCGAAGGCTACGGACAAGCTCAGGGACGAATTGATTGTGAGATTGTTGTTCCAAACTGGGGCCAGAGTCACTGAGCTTTGCAACATCCGGGTTTCTGACGTTGACAGAGAAGCGCGAAGCGTGAACATTCGAGGGAAGGGGCGAAAGAACCGGACAGTCTACTATCAGCCTTCACTCACCTTCTTGATGGACGTGTGGCTTGATGAACGACGGCCAGCAGTCTACTACGCCGATGAATCTGAATACCTCTACCCTACGTCACACAGTGAGCAAATCACTCGACAGACGGTTGAAGAGGTTGTCAGGGAAGCCGCGAAGGAAGCCGGATTGCAGTCAGAATACGGAGAAAACGCAGACGGCCACACTCTGCATTCAGTGACACCCCACGTTATTCGTCATTCGTTCGCTATGGCCGCTCTTGAAGAGGGTTGGGACGTGTACACGCTTTCCCAAGCTCTCGGCCATGAGAGTACTGAAATTACTACTTCGACGTACCTGCATGATGATGAAGAGAAGGTGAGAAACGCTTTCCGAAGGCGCGGGCCAGCTACGGATGATTGA
- a CDS encoding V-type ATP synthase subunit D encodes MAKDVKPTRKNLMQIEDRIELSERGHDTLEKKRDGLIMEFMDILDQAQDVRDDLDDSYDRAQRAINMARAMEGDVAVRGAAAALKEHPELTTQSKNIMGVVVPQIDSKGVKKSLDERGYGVMGTSARIDEAAEAYEDLLENIILAAEVETAMKKMLEEIETTKRRVNALEFKLLPDLYDNQEYIEQKLEEQEREEIFRMKKIKAKKEEEEAALAEAETEDEEVEPLTADD; translated from the coding sequence ATGGCGAAGGACGTCAAACCCACACGGAAGAACTTGATGCAGATAGAGGACCGCATCGAGCTTTCCGAGCGTGGGCACGACACGCTGGAGAAGAAGCGTGACGGCCTCATCATGGAGTTCATGGACATTCTGGACCAGGCACAGGACGTCCGTGACGACTTAGACGACTCCTACGACCGCGCACAGCGAGCCATCAACATGGCGCGTGCGATGGAGGGCGACGTTGCGGTGCGAGGTGCCGCGGCCGCGCTCAAAGAGCACCCCGAACTGACGACCCAGTCGAAGAACATCATGGGCGTCGTCGTCCCGCAAATCGACTCGAAGGGCGTCAAGAAGTCCCTCGACGAACGCGGCTACGGCGTCATGGGCACGTCGGCCCGCATCGACGAGGCCGCGGAGGCCTACGAGGACCTCCTGGAGAACATCATCCTCGCCGCCGAAGTCGAGACGGCGATGAAGAAGATGCTCGAAGAAATCGAGACGACCAAACGCCGCGTCAACGCACTCGAGTTCAAACTCCTCCCGGACCTCTACGACAACCAGGAGTACATCGAGCAGAAACTCGAAGAGCAGGAGCGCGAGGAAATCTTCCGCATGAAGAAGATCAAGGCCAAGAAGGAAGAAGAGGAAGCCGCCCTCGCCGAGGCCGAGACCGAAGACGAAGAAGTCGAACCGCTCACGGCCGACGACTGA
- a CDS encoding right-handed parallel beta-helix repeat-containing protein — MARRPPTPPRSRTVAAIAVTVALVAVVGPIVGSALGQSAGNATATTPVDECTVIDDPGRYELTANLTGDGPCLYVRSDDVVVDGNGYTVAGNGTAGVRVFNGSTDVQRRRGPELRNVTVRNVRVTGWDRGLVLGRFGADGPTATVENVTAVDNDIGVRLVGADGSTLRDVRVRGGTDGIAVRETLDIRATHLTVTGANDTGIYLAQAVRNGTFTDLTASGNGDEGLYLSTSVADNRLADVTVADNGGPGIEFADSYRNVVENATVTGNAGPGVLSYPANEDRLQNLSVADNGGGAYLSESSFGGVVAERFRLDGATLWWNGSLERVSLATDLPAPPSDATRASAAVDVHTYAESPTEVRLRLPYDRAAGDGDGRVALRQYVDSEWQRLPNATVDEETGTVSGSVDRSGPVAAFRTTEPSDGTDRSDPAPTESFDFVVESTTDGAEFNYTFTVDGTVSKTEAMGYGSEPSDRITDNGDGTTTVTGFAGNRWGDAYEIRGAVTSFEKTGGDSEFRLFRDGTAVTDEYVDGERDSSSPDTVDFVVESTTDGAEFNYTFTVDGTVSKTEAMGYGSEPSDRITDNDDGTTTVTGFAGNRWGDAYEVRGTVVSFQKTGGESAYRLYRDGENVTGEFDE, encoded by the coding sequence ATGGCACGCCGCCCTCCCACCCCTCCGCGCAGTCGGACGGTCGCCGCAATCGCGGTCACGGTCGCGCTGGTGGCCGTCGTCGGCCCCATTGTGGGGTCCGCCCTCGGTCAATCCGCCGGGAACGCGACCGCGACGACGCCCGTCGACGAGTGTACCGTCATCGACGACCCCGGTCGGTACGAACTGACCGCGAACCTCACCGGCGACGGCCCCTGTCTGTACGTGCGCTCGGACGACGTGGTAGTCGACGGCAACGGCTACACCGTCGCGGGGAACGGCACGGCCGGTGTCCGCGTGTTCAACGGGTCTACCGACGTGCAACGCCGACGCGGTCCGGAACTGCGGAACGTGACCGTCCGAAACGTCCGCGTGACCGGGTGGGACCGCGGCCTCGTCCTCGGCCGCTTCGGCGCTGACGGCCCCACTGCCACGGTCGAAAACGTCACCGCCGTCGACAACGACATCGGCGTCAGACTCGTCGGCGCCGACGGGTCGACGCTCCGCGACGTGCGCGTCCGCGGTGGTACCGACGGTATCGCGGTCAGAGAGACGCTCGATATCCGTGCGACCCACCTGACCGTGACCGGCGCGAACGACACCGGCATCTACCTCGCACAGGCGGTCCGGAACGGCACGTTCACCGACCTGACGGCGAGCGGAAACGGCGACGAGGGACTCTATCTCTCGACGAGCGTCGCGGACAACCGACTCGCGGACGTGACCGTCGCGGACAACGGCGGGCCCGGTATCGAGTTCGCCGATAGCTACCGAAACGTCGTCGAGAACGCCACCGTCACCGGGAACGCCGGACCGGGCGTCCTCAGCTATCCCGCCAACGAGGACCGACTCCAGAACCTCAGCGTCGCGGACAACGGCGGTGGCGCATACCTGAGTGAGAGTTCCTTCGGCGGCGTCGTCGCCGAGCGATTCCGTCTCGACGGGGCGACGCTCTGGTGGAACGGGAGCCTCGAACGCGTCTCGCTCGCGACGGACCTACCAGCGCCACCGAGCGACGCGACCAGAGCGAGCGCGGCCGTGGACGTGCACACGTACGCCGAGAGTCCCACCGAAGTCCGACTGCGCCTTCCCTACGACCGCGCCGCCGGAGACGGTGACGGGCGCGTTGCCCTCCGGCAGTACGTGGACAGCGAGTGGCAGCGACTCCCGAACGCGACGGTCGACGAGGAAACCGGCACGGTGTCCGGGTCCGTCGACCGGTCCGGACCGGTCGCTGCGTTCCGCACCACGGAACCGAGCGACGGGACTGACAGGAGTGACCCGGCACCGACCGAGTCGTTCGACTTCGTCGTCGAATCGACCACTGACGGGGCCGAGTTCAACTATACCTTCACCGTCGACGGCACCGTCTCGAAGACCGAAGCGATGGGCTACGGGTCCGAACCGAGCGACCGCATCACCGACAACGGCGACGGGACGACGACGGTGACCGGATTCGCCGGGAATCGGTGGGGCGACGCCTACGAGATTCGCGGTGCGGTCACGAGTTTCGAAAAGACCGGCGGGGACTCCGAGTTCCGTCTGTTCCGTGACGGTACGGCTGTCACCGACGAGTACGTCGACGGCGAACGCGATTCCTCGTCACCCGACACCGTCGACTTCGTCGTCGAATCGACTACCGACGGGGCCGAGTTCAACTACACGTTCACCGTCGACGGCACCGTCTCGAAGACCGAAGCGATGGGCTACGGGTCCGAACCGAGCGACCGCATCACCGACAACGACGACGGAACGACGACGGTGACCGGATTCGCCGGGAATCGGTGGGGCGACGCTTACGAAGTTCGTGGAACCGTCGTCTCGTTCCAGAAGACCGGCGGCGAGTCGGCCTACCGCCTGTACCGCGACGGTGAGAACGTCACTGGGGAGTTCGACGAGTGA
- a CDS encoding ATP synthase subunit A, whose translation MSQATESDVREDGIIESVSGPVVTARDLDARMNDVVYVGSEGLMGEVIEIEGNITTIQVYEETSGVSPGEPVEGTGAPLSVDLGPGMLDAIYDGVQRPLDVLEEKMGSAYLDRGVDAPGIDLEKTWEFQPEVEEGDAVEAGDIVGTVPETPSIDHKVMVPPDYEGGEVSAIEAGNFNVEETVVELDNGEEIQMRQEWPVRQQRPTVDKETPTEPLISGQRVLDGLFPIAKGGTAAIPGPFGSGKTVTQHQLAKWADADIVVYVGCGERGNEMTEVIEDFPELEDPITGNALMDRTCLIANTSNMPVAARESCVYTGITIAEYFRDMGYDVALMADSTSRWAEAMREISSRLEEMPGEEGYPAYLSARLSEFYERAGYFQNINDTEGSVSVIGAVSPPGGDFSEPVTQNTLRIVKTFWALDADLAERRHFPSINWNESYSLYRDQLDSWYVENVREDWPETRQWAIDVLDEEAELQEIVQLVGKDALPEDQQLTLEIARYLREAWLQQNAFHPTDTYCEPEKTYRIMNAIQTYNDAAFEALEAGVPVEEITDIDAAPRLNRIGVQEDYNEYIDDLEDDITAELRELY comes from the coding sequence ATGAGTCAAGCAACAGAATCCGACGTCCGCGAGGACGGCATCATCGAAAGTGTCTCGGGACCGGTCGTAACGGCTCGGGACCTCGACGCCCGGATGAACGACGTCGTTTACGTCGGTTCGGAAGGGCTGATGGGCGAGGTCATCGAGATTGAAGGCAACATCACCACCATCCAGGTGTACGAGGAGACCTCCGGCGTCTCCCCCGGTGAACCCGTCGAGGGGACCGGCGCACCGCTTTCGGTGGACCTCGGGCCGGGCATGCTCGACGCCATCTACGACGGCGTCCAGCGCCCGCTCGACGTCCTCGAAGAGAAGATGGGGTCGGCGTACCTCGACCGCGGTGTCGACGCCCCCGGTATCGACCTAGAGAAGACGTGGGAGTTCCAGCCCGAAGTCGAGGAGGGCGACGCGGTTGAAGCCGGCGACATCGTCGGTACCGTCCCCGAGACGCCCAGCATCGACCACAAAGTGATGGTCCCGCCCGACTACGAGGGCGGCGAGGTGTCCGCCATCGAGGCTGGCAACTTCAACGTCGAAGAGACGGTCGTCGAACTGGACAACGGTGAAGAGATCCAGATGCGACAGGAGTGGCCGGTGCGCCAGCAGCGGCCGACCGTCGACAAGGAGACGCCGACGGAACCGCTCATCTCCGGCCAGCGCGTGCTGGACGGTCTGTTCCCCATCGCGAAAGGTGGGACGGCCGCGATTCCCGGTCCGTTCGGGTCGGGTAAGACGGTCACCCAGCACCAACTCGCCAAGTGGGCCGACGCGGACATCGTCGTCTACGTCGGCTGTGGCGAGCGTGGCAACGAGATGACCGAAGTCATCGAGGACTTCCCGGAACTGGAAGACCCCATCACGGGCAACGCCCTGATGGACCGGACGTGCCTCATCGCGAACACCTCCAACATGCCGGTCGCCGCGCGTGAGTCCTGTGTGTACACGGGCATCACCATCGCGGAGTACTTCCGCGACATGGGGTACGACGTGGCGCTGATGGCCGACTCCACCTCCCGGTGGGCAGAGGCCATGCGCGAGATTTCCTCGCGTCTGGAGGAGATGCCCGGTGAGGAGGGGTACCCCGCGTACCTCTCCGCGCGCCTCTCCGAGTTCTACGAGCGCGCCGGGTACTTCCAGAACATCAACGACACCGAGGGGTCGGTTTCGGTCATCGGGGCCGTCTCCCCGCCGGGCGGGGACTTCTCGGAACCGGTCACCCAGAACACCCTGCGTATCGTCAAGACCTTCTGGGCGCTGGACGCCGACCTCGCCGAACGCCGGCACTTCCCCTCTATCAACTGGAACGAGTCCTACTCGCTGTATCGGGACCAACTCGACTCGTGGTACGTCGAGAACGTCCGCGAGGACTGGCCCGAGACGCGACAGTGGGCCATCGACGTGCTGGACGAGGAAGCGGAACTGCAGGAGATCGTCCAACTCGTCGGGAAGGACGCGCTGCCAGAGGACCAGCAGCTGACGCTGGAAATCGCCCGCTACCTGCGCGAGGCGTGGCTCCAGCAGAACGCGTTCCACCCGACGGACACCTACTGTGAGCCCGAGAAGACCTACCGCATCATGAACGCTATCCAGACGTACAACGATGCGGCCTTCGAGGCGCTCGAAGCCGGTGTCCCCGTCGAGGAGATAACCGACATCGACGCCGCCCCCCGGCTCAACCGTATCGGCGTCCAAGAGGACTACAACGAGTACATCGACGACCTCGAAGACGATATCACCGCAGAGCTCCGGGAGCTGTACTAA